A single genomic interval of Scatophagus argus isolate fScaArg1 chromosome 22, fScaArg1.pri, whole genome shotgun sequence harbors:
- the tspan11 gene encoding tetraspanin-11 isoform X1, which translates to MSAVYKDDQEDWLTVCLKYLLFVFNFLFWVGGAAVLGVGVWTLVEKSDYLSLLASSTFAISAYILILAGGLVVVTGFLGCCAVIREQRSCLSTYFCFLLLIFLIELVAGVLAYVYYQRLSEELKQHLNQTMTDNYNQPGKEAITVAVDRLQQDFKCCGSNNSHDWMASTYISSGSAEGRVVPDTCCKTITPHCGKRDHPSNIYKVEGGCITKLEQFLADHLLVIGAVGIGVACLQLVGAVLTACFIYLLYKEEEDFSTL; encoded by the exons ATGTCGGCGGTTTATAAAGATGACCAGGAGGACTGGCTGACCGTGTGTCTCAAGTACCTGCTCTTTGTTTTCAACTTTCTCTTCTGG GTGGGTGGAGCAGCTGTTTTGGGTGTAGGAGTCTGGACACTGGTGGAGAAGAGTGACTACTTGAGTCTGCTGGCATCCAGCACTTTCGCCATCTCTGCATACATCCTCATCCTGGCCGGCGGCCTGGTGGTGGTTACGGGCTTCTTGGGGTGCTGTGCTGTCATCCGGGAGCAGAGAAGCTGTCTGTCCACG TATTTCTGCTTCCTGCTGTTGATCTTCTTGATTGAACTGGTGGCTGGCGTACTGGCTTATGTCTACTACCAGAGG CTGAGTGAGGAGCTGAAGCAGCATCTCAACCAGACTATGACAGACAACTACAACCAACCAGGGAAGGAGGCCATCACAGTAGCTGTGGACAGACTACAACAGGAT TTCAAATGCTGTGGCAGCAACAACTCCCACGACTGGATGGCGAGCACGTACATTTCATCAGGTTCAGCAGAAGGCAGGGTGGTGCCCGACACCTGCTGCAAAACCATCACCCCTCACTGTGGCAAGAGGGACCACCCCTCCAACATCTACAAGGTGGAG GGTGGTTGCATCACAAAGCTGGAGCAGTTTCTGGCTGACCACCTGTTGGTCATTGGAGCTGTGGGAATCGGAGTGGCTTGTCTGCAG CTGGTCGGGGCAGTCTTGACAGCCTGCTTTATCTATCTGCTCTataaagaagaggaggactTCAGTACGTTGTGA
- the tspan11 gene encoding tetraspanin-11 isoform X2 has product MSAVYKDDQEDWLTVCLKYLLFVFNFLFWVGGAAVLGVGVWTLVEKSDYLSLLASSTFAISAYILILAGGLVVVTGFLGCCAVIREQRSCLSTYFCFLLLIFLIELVAGVLAYVYYQRLSEELKQHLNQTMTDNYNQPGKEAITVAVDRLQQDFKCCGSNNSHDWMASTYISSGSAEGRVVPDTCCKTITPHCGKRDHPSNIYKVEGGCITKLEQFLADHLLVIGAVGIGVACLQICGMVFTSCLYRRIKMDPY; this is encoded by the exons ATGTCGGCGGTTTATAAAGATGACCAGGAGGACTGGCTGACCGTGTGTCTCAAGTACCTGCTCTTTGTTTTCAACTTTCTCTTCTGG GTGGGTGGAGCAGCTGTTTTGGGTGTAGGAGTCTGGACACTGGTGGAGAAGAGTGACTACTTGAGTCTGCTGGCATCCAGCACTTTCGCCATCTCTGCATACATCCTCATCCTGGCCGGCGGCCTGGTGGTGGTTACGGGCTTCTTGGGGTGCTGTGCTGTCATCCGGGAGCAGAGAAGCTGTCTGTCCACG TATTTCTGCTTCCTGCTGTTGATCTTCTTGATTGAACTGGTGGCTGGCGTACTGGCTTATGTCTACTACCAGAGG CTGAGTGAGGAGCTGAAGCAGCATCTCAACCAGACTATGACAGACAACTACAACCAACCAGGGAAGGAGGCCATCACAGTAGCTGTGGACAGACTACAACAGGAT TTCAAATGCTGTGGCAGCAACAACTCCCACGACTGGATGGCGAGCACGTACATTTCATCAGGTTCAGCAGAAGGCAGGGTGGTGCCCGACACCTGCTGCAAAACCATCACCCCTCACTGTGGCAAGAGGGACCACCCCTCCAACATCTACAAGGTGGAG GGTGGTTGCATCACAAAGCTGGAGCAGTTTCTGGCTGACCACCTGTTGGTCATTGGAGCTGTGGGAATCGGAGTGGCTTGTCTGCAG
- the LOC124053922 gene encoding zinc finger protein RFP-like translates to MASASSLLSEEKFLCPICLEVFTEPVSTPCGHNFCSACIQKYWDSSDVCQCPFCKKTFSPRPELQVNTVLSELAAGFKTLVQVKASTPDPELLETAAVLCDICSEIKEKAVKSCLTCLVSFCEVHFEPHRRVAILKSHTLLDPVKDLDDRMCKTHNKITELYCTTDRACICALCFKTDHKGHCIVPLEEEYESMMAKKDDTVANILKMIQSRSEKIVEIENVVDVKQREAEKEKEASVQVFTDLINFIQRNQAELVEVIDERYRAEKQKAEGFLTELKAEIAELESRSNQLERLSQSEDHHLFLKSFPTLCAPLNKDWTSTHVHSNLSFEEVRDDVNQLKQRIDEIMEKLPEIKMKRMREHAVDLSLDPDTAYCSLVISQDGKQVQCGEKKQNLSPNPKRFEIYSDVLAKEGFTAGKFYYEVQVKGKTDWMVGLVRESVERKKDTRLSPKTGAWIIGLDDGIYSAYANPSVKITVKEKLEKVGIFVDYEKGIVSFYDVNSKSHIYSFTCCYFREKIYPYFGLQDNISGKNSAPLIIMPVPQTQ, encoded by the coding sequence ATGGCATCTGCCAGCAGTCTGCTGTCAGAGGAGAAGTTCCTGTGTCCCATCTGTCTGGAAGTGTTCACTGAGCCAGTCTCAACGCCATGTGGACATAACTTCTGCAGCGCATGTATccagaagtattgggacagcaGTGACGTTTGCCAGTGTCCATTTTGCAAAAAGACGTTTTCTCCGAGGCCCGAGCTGCAAGTCAACACTGTCCTCTCTGAGTTAGCTGCTGGGTTCAAGACGTTAGTTCAAGTCAAAGCCTCAACTCCAGACCCAGAACTTCttgaaacagcagctgttctTTGTGATATCTGCTCTGAGATAAAGGAAAAGGCCGTTAAGTCTTGCCTGACGTGCCTGGTGTCTTTCTGTGAAGTGCACTTTGAACCACATCGCAGAGTTGCTATTCTCAAAAGCCACACATTATTAGACCCGGTGAAGGATCTTGATGACAGGATGTGCAAGACCCATAACAAGATAACAGAACTGTACTGTACGACTGACCGGGCCTGCATTTGTGCCCTGTGTTTCAAAACCGATCACAAGGGTCACTGCATTGTCCCACTTGAGGAAGAATATGAATCAATGATGGCAAAAAAAGATGATACAGTAGCAAATATCTTAAAGATGATACAGTCGCGGTCTGAGAAGATTGTCGAAATTGAAAACGTTGTTGATGTCaagcagagagaagctgagaaagaaaaagaagccaGTGTGCAGGTCTTCACTGACTTGATCAACTTCATTCAGAGAAACCAGGCCGAGCTTGTTGAGGTGATTGACGAGAGgtacagagcagaaaaacaaaaggctgaagGTTTTCTCACCGAACTGAAGGCAGAAATTGCTGAGCTTGAAAGCAGAAGCAACCAGCTGGAGCGGCTGTCgcagtcagaggatcaccatCTTTTTCTCAAGAGTTTCCCAACCTTGTGCGCTCCTTTGAACAAGGACTGGACCAGCACTCATGTTCACAGTAATCTGTCTTTTGAGGAAGTCAGAGATGATGTTAATCAGCTCAAACAGAGAATTGACGAAATAATGGAAAAGCTTCCTGAGATCAAAATGAAAAGGATGAGAGAACATGCGGTGGACTTGTCTCTTGACCCTGACACAGCATACTGCTCACTTGTCATTAGCCAGGATGGAAAACAAGTacaatgtggagaaaaaaaacagaatcttTCCCCTAATCCAAAGAGGTTTGAAATATATTCAGATGTTTTGGCAAAAGAGGGGTTCACAGCAGGGAAGTTTTACTATGAGGTGCAAGTGAAAGGAAAGACTGACTGGATGGTTGGACTGGTCAGAGAGTCAGTCGAAAGAAAGAAGGACACACGTCTCTCACCGAAGACTGGTGCCTGGATCATCGGGCTTGATGATGGTATATATAGCGCATATGCAAATCCAAGTGTTAAAAtcacagtgaaagaaaagcTTGAGAAGGTGGGCATCTTTGTGGACTATGAAAAGGGAATCGTTTCTTTCTATGATGTGAATTCTAAATCACATATCTATTCTTTCACTTGCTGCTACTTTAGAGAGAAAATTTATCCATACTTTGGCCTTCAGGATAACATAAGTGGAAAAAACTCTGCACCTCTCATCATAATGCCTGTACCTCAAACACAATGA